The genomic region ATTCCCGGAGTTTCCGTGGATGCAAATCAACGGGTCTCCTCCATTATTCAGTCAGAATCTCATGACTGGAAGTGGGACTCCATTGGCGGAATTATCCCTGAGGTGGAATGTGCAGCCATCTCCTTGACTTAGGTGGGAAATCCCAAGCGTAATGATAGGTTGATTTGGTCGGCTGATAAACGGGGTGAGTACTCCATGAAGTCCGGGCCTCCAAAGCAACTGATCTTTCAGTGTGGAAGTGCATATGGGGCATTAACGCTCCTCCCAAAATTAGATATTTCTTATGGAGAGGGTTAAGGGGTGCTCTGGCGATGCAATTGAATCTATTGAAGAGAAGATGTTCCCCCTCCCTCATCTGTCCTTTATGCAACGAACATGAGGAATCAGTTGAGCATGTTCTTCTTTTTTGCCCGTGGATtatttgggtttggtttggagGATCGCTAAACTATAGGGTGGATCGAATGGTTGTGACAACTCTTGATGCCTGGATCCTCTTGGTTTCTAAGGAGTGCCCTGACAACTTGGATGACAAGAAGTTTCTCCTTACAATTGTGGCATTTAAATGCTGGAATATCTGGAAGGATCGGTGCAAGACAATTTTCAACAGAAAGCCTTTGTCCCCTATCCAGACAATTAATGCCATAGTCTGTGATGTGGAGTTGTTCTTGAAGGTCGGCTTTGGTCCATTCCCCTTCGGTCCCAGGCTTTCATCCTCAGGTGCATCGGTGCTCATGGACCCCTCCACCCCTGCATATGATAAAAATTAACTTGGATGCTAGCTAATAGGCTGGTAGTTGTAGTGGTGTTGTTGGGGTGGTGATGAAGGATTCTTTGGGCAAATGCCTAGCGTCATACGAAGAAAGGTGATAGTTGCACAAAGTGCTCATGCAGCCGAGGCAATTGCGATTTTGGAGGGATGCTTGCTTGCCCAACAGGAAAATTTGTCTCAGGTTGTTGTGAAATCTGACTACAAACATATAATTTCTTGTTTATTGGATAGTATGGACAACGCATACTGGGAGGTGTACCCCATATTGTCTCGAGCAATGGATGTTGGTGATTCATTACCCTCATGTACCTAGTCTTGGGTCCCAAGATTGGGGGAAGCGACGAACTTCGTGGCGTCCTTCCAAGCGACTATGTCTAGGTCGAAAGACCCACATCTTCATTTGTAAGAATTTTGAAAAAGGACAGGTTACCATGTCCTCCGTAGTTTTTTTGGCATCGTGGGGTAGGGTCGACGTTTGTGCCATGCTTGGCAACGTCTATTTATGCCCTGACCTCATTTCTCTTTTGCTATGTTTGTCGGTTTTTCGGCTTTCTTGGTTCCCCTGGTTATAATATTTCCAGTTtctttggataaaaaaaaatgtaaaaaaaaatattttttttttatctttcccCAAACGAGAATTAACCTTCTGCCATTAGAAAGCTTTCCAGCTAATTAGAAAATGTGTTGCATCTTCTATTGAAGATGTTCTTATAAATAAGGAAAATAAAAGGCATATtcatggtttttctttttatggtaCAAAAACAAGTAAAAGTCAACATGCACGTTTGAAAAGAACGAGATTATTTCAATCTCTAAGGCAAAATAACTTATCTACCTTAGTAAGTAGCATAAGTTTGTTTATCGTTTTGTGATTGGCCATGATTTATTGTAATTCTTTAGATTTAGTTTGCAAGGATCTTTTTAGGGCAAAATTCTTGGTTAGTATAAATTTGCAATACCCTTTCGTTAATGAATGAAACATCATTCTTCTTAAAACAATTACCTGGAATTGTCTTACGTTTGACAAGAGCAAATGCTAGAGGATGTTAAAAAAGTTCCCACATTAGTGCTGACAAAGATTTTGAATCTCTATGGGCCAAAAATTTCTTCTTGTGATGGCAACTTTATATTACAATGACCACATTTTTCTATTAACGATCACATCAAGTAGAAGCTAGAACCACCTTTTTCGTGTAGTCCACAAATCTTATAATTCGAATATAGCTTGTTAAGACACATCACTACAAGAAATACCTTGATTATTTGTAGGAATAATGTAGTCACAATTTGTACATTTGTTTGTTCGGTTGAAAGATGCATCATGTATAATGTGGTAACAAAAATATGATGATTCCAGTATCGTTATTTTGAGTAATATGTACATACATTGAAAACCATAACCTagaaaaacattttatttatatttgataaGTAGAAATATGTACATAAATAACTTCGTTGGCGCGTATTAACATACAAGGCATagctgttttctttttgttgaaccaaaaacaactatggcttggggggggggggggggggggtggttgtTGTTGGGTGGGGAGCAACTGCCTCTAGTGGGCTTAAGCTCCATAGGTAACAGTTTGACATGATCAAgagttaaattaaaaagaccCGCCTCAATTGGATGTGACCGTGGTGGTGGGTGAAGATTTTATAGAGTGTTGGAAGTGGCTAAGTAAGAAATATGGTGAGGAGAAGGAGGCTACGGATTTAATGCGCTGGGTGGTTTGTGGAGGATATGGAAGTGTCGAAATACCGTGGTGTTTGACAAAGCCGAGGTTGATCCTATTGTTGCGGGCAGCTACTCTGACAGCATTGGAGTGAGATAGTGGGGGAGTGATGGGGAATTGGGGCAGCAGCTAACTCGGGGGAATACTATGAGTAGGATGTGTGTAGGCCGGATGAAACCCCCATTCGGTACCTTCAAAGTGAATTGTGATGGTGCTTGGTGTAGCAGTACAGGGGTGGGTGGGTTTGGATGGGTTGTGAGGGATTTTGCGAGGATCTTTCAAGATGATGGAGGTGTGAGGAATGTTCGATGTGTATCCAGTGTCATGGCGGAAACTAAGGCACTAAGAGCGGCGTTGGTGGCTTGTGTGGAAAGAGGATTTGGGGTGGTTCAGGTTGAAACTGATTCTAAGGTCCTGCTTGATATGATCAATGGGATCTTGCAACCGGAGGCTGTCTTGGAGGGTATTTTATGGGATGTTAATCACATTAAGCAACAATTTTATTCTGTTCAATTTCTGTATGCTCCTCGTGCCTGTAATGAGGCTTCTTATGTCATGCGTATGGGGGATAGTCATTTATGGGATGGATTAGAACCAGAGAGGTTGTTTAACACTTTGGCTACTGATGTAAACATTTCGATTCGTATTTAATATTACCTTCATttcgacaaaaaataaataaattaattaaaaagaaaaatatacacatTGGGGTACTTGGACAAGATTCCTGTTTTgcattcgtttttattttttatttttttttccttacaatTAAAGAAGTAATGACAGATAAGCTAGGGTTGGCACAATTCGTTTATTCTCCAAAGGAAGACCCAAGACCGTTATGtgatcacaaacacatctagaACTATTGGTCTTAGACTTTATTAGGATCTCGACATCTCACCTTCAAAATTGCAGTATCTTGGACTAATATATAAGCTATTGAgcaacattattattattattattttaaagtcGGTTTTGAAACGTTTTCAGTTTTAAAAATTCGTTGAAAAATTCAAATAGGCCGTCTATGTATTCTAATAATCCCTTTCATTAACATACATGATGAatgtgcaaaaagaaaaaaaaaatgaaacagagAATTTCGagagtaagaaaaaaaaaatttgaacaaatgatattatttacaggATTAATTACACCATCACTTCCTCAGGTTTattatattttcacaaaacccctTACGTTTGAAACATAACACTAACATCACTTGAGGTTTTAGttcactttcacataacccTTTTAGGACAAATTTTCTctcattataatttaaaaaataaaaagaaaattaaataaatatcatTATCTTTCTTCCTCTACTATGAACCCGGATCTTCTCctgaatttgacaaaaaaagttcAAGGTTTCCAATGACAACTTGCATTTCGTGAGGAAGATTATTGGGAATTTggcgttttcaatttttttattttttttatttttatggggGAGGGTGAAGCCAAGCTTGTGAGAGGCTGATTGATCGAAAAACTGAGATGAAGGAGTAGCTTCTTGTGAGTATGGCTAGGGAGAAGGTGAAACATGTTAAGAATTTCCATTACGTTGTGGTGAATGTGGGAGAGAGACCCTAAACCATGTATTGTTTTTTTAAAAAGGTTTTTTCTTTCAAGTAATTAAAAACTGACACACCCAGACCTGGAATGTCCCCTGGGACCCCGAATCAAGCCGTGttagccgacacctggaaggtgacgaagccatgaGTGTGATAATGTaataaatgtgaataaattaaaatctaaaagtggTTAAGTACACGAGTGCGCGGTGAGCTGGTTTAGACCCATTTCACGCGTGCTACAGAGCATAagtatagtacagtaaggtaagataattattataccatcataagaagacatctgtactgaaaagtgccacgaatcctcgtcgatacggaactTTGCTATTAGAACCTAGAGGGGTa from Pyrus communis chromosome 9, drPyrComm1.1, whole genome shotgun sequence harbors:
- the LOC137744367 gene encoding uncharacterized protein, which gives rise to MKPPFGTFKVNCDGAWCSSTGVGGFGWVVRDFARIFQDDGGVRNVRCVSSVMAETKALRAALVACVERGFGVVQVETDSKVLLDMINGILQPEAVLEGILWDVNHIKQQFYSVQFLYAPRACNEASYVMRMGDSHLWDGLEPERLFNTLATDVNISIRI